One part of the Sebastes fasciatus isolate fSebFas1 chromosome 8, fSebFas1.pri, whole genome shotgun sequence genome encodes these proteins:
- the LOC141772249 gene encoding immunoglobulin superfamily member 21-like isoform X3, with translation MTGPLALCCLLLSAHTLSLTAGYLTVSIEPLPPVVIGDTVTLKCNFQTDGNLREIVWFRVIEGGSAKQKIFTYDAMYNTSYSHLEDNRRREDLVYQSTVRLPEVQMEDDGLYECHVGIYDRSSTDKVILASGSITLTVIVPPKSISVVAANSPAPFSRYEAQNFTLVCIVTGAKPAPMVYFKRDGELIDVVPTAQFSSPVEDQSKGPGLEKSRDRTQAGLWSPRALTSRDLDDTKLKKSVSLVEPEVKPARLGQDGPDGPDGPDGPDGPEKGRDQGSESDPETTTEVIPETVVSREFPRWVQSSDPLYYFQHRQQAVGDGTMEVRAELTWSLNPQLDNEALFSCEVNHPALSMPMQAEVTLAAPRGPKLSMTPSKAKVGDTVRITVQGFQLGPSASEVFPQPIFTWTKVGGTLLDGREEHGGRELILERVPAELNGSMFRCTAQNPLGSTDTHTRLIVFDNPRLKKGRQQFIAIDAAVGQRSLTLTSMLLLLSFTCELT, from the exons ATGACTGGTCCCCTCGCGCTCTGCTGCCTTCTCCTCTCCGCTCACACTCTCAGTCTAACAGCTG GCTATTTGACTGTATCCATTGAGCCTCTTCCTCCTGTTGTCATTGGAGACACAGTAACACTCAAGTGCAACTTCCAAACAGACGGGAACCTCCGAGAGATTGTGTGGTTTCGG GTGATTGAAGGAGGCAGTGCCAAGCAGAAGATTTTCACCTATGATGCCATGTACAACACCAGCTACTCCCACTTGGAGGACAACCGCAGACGAGAGGACCTGGTCTACCAGTCGACTGTGCG GCTTCCTGAGGTCCAGATGGAGGATGACGGCCTGTATGAGTGCCATGTGGGGATCTATGACAGGAGCTCCACAGACAAAGTGATTCTAGCCTCTGGCAGCATCACCCTCACTGTCATAG TACCTCCAAAGTCTATCTCTGTGGTGGCAGCCAACAGCCCAGCTCCTTTCAGCCGCTACGAGGCCCAGAACTTCACTCTGGTTTGCATTGTTACAGGAGCAAAGCCAGCTCCCATG GTGTACTTCAAGCGGGATGGGGAGCTTATTGATGTGGTGCCAACTGCCCAGTTTTCCTCCCCAGTGGAAGACCAAAGCAAGGGCCCAGGTCTAGAAAAGAGCAGGGACAGGACCCAGGCGGGGCTCTGGAGCCCCCGGGCTCTCACCAGTCGAGACCTTGATGACACCAAACTCAAGAAGTCCGTGTCCCTAGTGGAACCAGAGGTGAAGCCGGCTCGGCTGGGCCAAGACGGCCCCGATGGCCCCGATGGTCCCGATGGCCCCGATGGTCCCGAAAAGGGCCGAGATCAAGGGTCCGAGTCGGACCCTGAGACAACCACAGAGGTGATCCCCGAGACGGTGGTTAGCCGGGAGTTTCCCCGCTGGGTCCAGAGCAGCGATCCGCTCTACTACTTCCAGCACCGGCAGCAGGCGGTAGGGGATGGAACCATGGAGGTGAGAGCCGAGCTCACTTGGAGCCTCAACCCCCAGCTGGACAACGAGGCTCTGTTCAGCTGTGAGGTCAACCACCCAGCTCTGTCCATGCCCATGCAGGCTGAGGTCACGCTGG CTGCTCCCAGAGGACCCAAGCTGTCCATGACGCCCAGTAAGGCCAAGGTGGGAGACACGGTGAGGATCACTGTCCAGGGCTTCCAGCTGGGACCTTCTGCA AGCGAGGTCTTCCCTCAGCCCATATTCACGTGGACCAAGGTCGGCGGGACTCTGCTAGACGGCAGAGAGGAGCATGGCGGAAGGGAACTCATCCTGGAGAGAGTTCCTGCTGAGCTCAACGGCTCCATGTTCCGCTGCACGGCCCAGAATCCTCTGGGATCCACAGACACCCACACCCGCCTCATTGTGTTCG ACAACCCAAGACTGAAGAAAGGAAGACAACAATTCATCG CCATTGACGCGGCGGTCGGTCAGCGCTCCCTCACATTAACctccatgttgctgctgctgagctTCACATGCGAGCTGACGTGA
- the LOC141772249 gene encoding immunoglobulin superfamily member 21-like isoform X2, translating to MTGPLALCCLLLSAHTLSLTAGYLTVSIEPLPPVVIGDTVTLKCNFQTDGNLREIVWFRVSTQVIEGGSAKQKIFTYDAMYNTSYSHLEDNRRREDLVYQSTVRLPEVQMEDDGLYECHVGIYDRSSTDKVILASGSITLTVIVPPKSISVVAANSPAPFSRYEAQNFTLVCIVTGAKPAPMVYFKRDGELIDVVPTAQFSSPVEDQSKGPGLEKSRDRTQAGLWSPRALTSRDLDDTKLKKSVSLVEPEVKPARLGQDGPDGPDGPDGPDGPEKGRDQGSESDPETTTEVIPETVVSREFPRWVQSSDPLYYFQHRQQAVGDGTMEVRAELTWSLNPQLDNEALFSCEVNHPALSMPMQAEVTLAAPRGPKLSMTPSKAKVGDTVRITVQGFQLGPSASEVFPQPIFTWTKVGGTLLDGREEHGGRELILERVPAELNGSMFRCTAQNPLGSTDTHTRLIVFDNPRLKKGRQQFIGRSFYVIVSSGTVTTVMWKHPINVIL from the exons ATGACTGGTCCCCTCGCGCTCTGCTGCCTTCTCCTCTCCGCTCACACTCTCAGTCTAACAGCTG GCTATTTGACTGTATCCATTGAGCCTCTTCCTCCTGTTGTCATTGGAGACACAGTAACACTCAAGTGCAACTTCCAAACAGACGGGAACCTCCGAGAGATTGTGTGGTTTCGGGTGAGCACGCAG GTGATTGAAGGAGGCAGTGCCAAGCAGAAGATTTTCACCTATGATGCCATGTACAACACCAGCTACTCCCACTTGGAGGACAACCGCAGACGAGAGGACCTGGTCTACCAGTCGACTGTGCG GCTTCCTGAGGTCCAGATGGAGGATGACGGCCTGTATGAGTGCCATGTGGGGATCTATGACAGGAGCTCCACAGACAAAGTGATTCTAGCCTCTGGCAGCATCACCCTCACTGTCATAG TACCTCCAAAGTCTATCTCTGTGGTGGCAGCCAACAGCCCAGCTCCTTTCAGCCGCTACGAGGCCCAGAACTTCACTCTGGTTTGCATTGTTACAGGAGCAAAGCCAGCTCCCATG GTGTACTTCAAGCGGGATGGGGAGCTTATTGATGTGGTGCCAACTGCCCAGTTTTCCTCCCCAGTGGAAGACCAAAGCAAGGGCCCAGGTCTAGAAAAGAGCAGGGACAGGACCCAGGCGGGGCTCTGGAGCCCCCGGGCTCTCACCAGTCGAGACCTTGATGACACCAAACTCAAGAAGTCCGTGTCCCTAGTGGAACCAGAGGTGAAGCCGGCTCGGCTGGGCCAAGACGGCCCCGATGGCCCCGATGGTCCCGATGGCCCCGATGGTCCCGAAAAGGGCCGAGATCAAGGGTCCGAGTCGGACCCTGAGACAACCACAGAGGTGATCCCCGAGACGGTGGTTAGCCGGGAGTTTCCCCGCTGGGTCCAGAGCAGCGATCCGCTCTACTACTTCCAGCACCGGCAGCAGGCGGTAGGGGATGGAACCATGGAGGTGAGAGCCGAGCTCACTTGGAGCCTCAACCCCCAGCTGGACAACGAGGCTCTGTTCAGCTGTGAGGTCAACCACCCAGCTCTGTCCATGCCCATGCAGGCTGAGGTCACGCTGG CTGCTCCCAGAGGACCCAAGCTGTCCATGACGCCCAGTAAGGCCAAGGTGGGAGACACGGTGAGGATCACTGTCCAGGGCTTCCAGCTGGGACCTTCTGCA AGCGAGGTCTTCCCTCAGCCCATATTCACGTGGACCAAGGTCGGCGGGACTCTGCTAGACGGCAGAGAGGAGCATGGCGGAAGGGAACTCATCCTGGAGAGAGTTCCTGCTGAGCTCAACGGCTCCATGTTCCGCTGCACGGCCCAGAATCCTCTGGGATCCACAGACACCCACACCCGCCTCATTGTGTTCG ACAACCCAAGACTGAAGAAAGGAAGACAACAATTCATCGGTAGGTCATTCTATGTCATAGTCAGTTCAGGCACTGTTACTACTGTTATGTGGAAGCATCCCATTAATGTAATACTGTAA
- the LOC141772249 gene encoding immunoglobulin superfamily member 21-like isoform X1 encodes MTGPLALCCLLLSAHTLSLTAGYLTVSIEPLPPVVIGDTVTLKCNFQTDGNLREIVWFRVSTQVIEGGSAKQKIFTYDAMYNTSYSHLEDNRRREDLVYQSTVRLPEVQMEDDGLYECHVGIYDRSSTDKVILASGSITLTVIVPPKSISVVAANSPAPFSRYEAQNFTLVCIVTGAKPAPMVYFKRDGELIDVVPTAQFSSPVEDQSKGPGLEKSRDRTQAGLWSPRALTSRDLDDTKLKKSVSLVEPEVKPARLGQDGPDGPDGPDGPDGPEKGRDQGSESDPETTTEVIPETVVSREFPRWVQSSDPLYYFQHRQQAVGDGTMEVRAELTWSLNPQLDNEALFSCEVNHPALSMPMQAEVTLAAPRGPKLSMTPSKAKVGDTVRITVQGFQLGPSASEVFPQPIFTWTKVGGTLLDGREEHGGRELILERVPAELNGSMFRCTAQNPLGSTDTHTRLIVFDNPRLKKGRQQFIAIDAAVGQRSLTLTSMLLLLSFTCELT; translated from the exons ATGACTGGTCCCCTCGCGCTCTGCTGCCTTCTCCTCTCCGCTCACACTCTCAGTCTAACAGCTG GCTATTTGACTGTATCCATTGAGCCTCTTCCTCCTGTTGTCATTGGAGACACAGTAACACTCAAGTGCAACTTCCAAACAGACGGGAACCTCCGAGAGATTGTGTGGTTTCGGGTGAGCACGCAG GTGATTGAAGGAGGCAGTGCCAAGCAGAAGATTTTCACCTATGATGCCATGTACAACACCAGCTACTCCCACTTGGAGGACAACCGCAGACGAGAGGACCTGGTCTACCAGTCGACTGTGCG GCTTCCTGAGGTCCAGATGGAGGATGACGGCCTGTATGAGTGCCATGTGGGGATCTATGACAGGAGCTCCACAGACAAAGTGATTCTAGCCTCTGGCAGCATCACCCTCACTGTCATAG TACCTCCAAAGTCTATCTCTGTGGTGGCAGCCAACAGCCCAGCTCCTTTCAGCCGCTACGAGGCCCAGAACTTCACTCTGGTTTGCATTGTTACAGGAGCAAAGCCAGCTCCCATG GTGTACTTCAAGCGGGATGGGGAGCTTATTGATGTGGTGCCAACTGCCCAGTTTTCCTCCCCAGTGGAAGACCAAAGCAAGGGCCCAGGTCTAGAAAAGAGCAGGGACAGGACCCAGGCGGGGCTCTGGAGCCCCCGGGCTCTCACCAGTCGAGACCTTGATGACACCAAACTCAAGAAGTCCGTGTCCCTAGTGGAACCAGAGGTGAAGCCGGCTCGGCTGGGCCAAGACGGCCCCGATGGCCCCGATGGTCCCGATGGCCCCGATGGTCCCGAAAAGGGCCGAGATCAAGGGTCCGAGTCGGACCCTGAGACAACCACAGAGGTGATCCCCGAGACGGTGGTTAGCCGGGAGTTTCCCCGCTGGGTCCAGAGCAGCGATCCGCTCTACTACTTCCAGCACCGGCAGCAGGCGGTAGGGGATGGAACCATGGAGGTGAGAGCCGAGCTCACTTGGAGCCTCAACCCCCAGCTGGACAACGAGGCTCTGTTCAGCTGTGAGGTCAACCACCCAGCTCTGTCCATGCCCATGCAGGCTGAGGTCACGCTGG CTGCTCCCAGAGGACCCAAGCTGTCCATGACGCCCAGTAAGGCCAAGGTGGGAGACACGGTGAGGATCACTGTCCAGGGCTTCCAGCTGGGACCTTCTGCA AGCGAGGTCTTCCCTCAGCCCATATTCACGTGGACCAAGGTCGGCGGGACTCTGCTAGACGGCAGAGAGGAGCATGGCGGAAGGGAACTCATCCTGGAGAGAGTTCCTGCTGAGCTCAACGGCTCCATGTTCCGCTGCACGGCCCAGAATCCTCTGGGATCCACAGACACCCACACCCGCCTCATTGTGTTCG ACAACCCAAGACTGAAGAAAGGAAGACAACAATTCATCG CCATTGACGCGGCGGTCGGTCAGCGCTCCCTCACATTAACctccatgttgctgctgctgagctTCACATGCGAGCTGACGTGA